A single Campylobacter sp. CNRCH_2014_0184h DNA region contains:
- a CDS encoding high-affinity branched-chain amino acid transporter, ATP-binding protein: protein MLVVKDLHVYYGLIEAVKGIDFTIKTGSIVSLIGSNGAGKTSTLNAMLNCVKKTGEVTFLGYDTQRHLPHTLVQKGIALVPEGRRVFINLTIEENLKIGAFNNAENYEHLKNQMYRLFPRLKDKKNALAGTLSGGEAQMLAISRALMSEPKLLMLDEPSLGLAPKIVGEVFDIIVKLKEEGITILLVEQNAFSALKISDYAYVLENGKIAMHAPAKDLIGNDEIRKKYLGA from the coding sequence ATGCTAGTAGTTAAAGATTTACATGTTTATTATGGTTTAATAGAGGCTGTTAAAGGTATTGATTTTACTATAAAAACAGGAAGTATAGTTAGCTTAATAGGCTCAAATGGCGCAGGAAAAACCTCAACACTTAATGCTATGCTAAATTGTGTTAAAAAAACCGGCGAGGTAACCTTTTTAGGCTATGATACTCAAAGACACTTACCGCACACTCTAGTTCAAAAAGGTATCGCCCTAGTGCCTGAAGGAAGAAGGGTTTTTATCAATCTTACTATAGAAGAAAATTTAAAAATTGGTGCTTTTAATAATGCAGAAAATTACGAGCATTTAAAAAATCAAATGTATAGACTTTTTCCAAGATTAAAAGATAAAAAAAATGCCCTTGCAGGAACTCTAAGTGGTGGAGAAGCTCAAATGCTAGCTATCTCAAGAGCGCTTATGAGTGAGCCAAAACTTTTAATGCTTGATGAGCCTTCATTAGGTCTTGCTCCAAAAATAGTTGGGGAGGTTTTTGATATTATAGTCAAATTAAAAGAAGAAGGAATTACTATTTTATTAGTAGAGCAAAATGCATTTTCAGCTTTAAAAATCAGCGACTATGCTTATGTTTTAGAAAATGGTAAAATCGCTATGCATGCACCCGCAAAAGATCTTATCGGTAATGATGAGATTAGAAAAAAATACCTTGGAGCTTAA
- a CDS encoding ABC transporter ATP-binding protein, whose translation MILELKEIHKNFGGVSAIANTSFAIKESEIFGLIGPNGAGKTTLFNIITGNYKPSSGEVFFLGKKIDHLKPHKIVHLGIARTFQNIRLFSSMSVLENVLIGFDKSIKYNIFEAFLHLGRFSKAEKNAKKAAYEILEQLNIAHLADEKATSLSYGQQRKVEIARALATNPKLLLLDEPAAGMNSTESDDLAELIFNIRDNKKISVLLIEHDMKFVNKLCDRVMVLDYGKTIFEGKPNDAVQNPEVISAYLGDFNASS comes from the coding sequence ATGATTTTAGAACTTAAAGAAATTCATAAAAATTTTGGTGGAGTTAGCGCTATAGCAAATACTTCTTTTGCTATTAAAGAAAGTGAAATTTTTGGACTTATAGGCCCAAATGGCGCAGGAAAAACCACGCTATTTAATATTATTACAGGAAATTATAAACCAAGTAGCGGAGAAGTCTTTTTTCTAGGAAAAAAAATTGATCATTTAAAACCACACAAAATAGTTCATCTAGGTATAGCAAGAACTTTTCAAAACATTAGACTTTTTTCAAGCATGAGTGTTTTAGAAAATGTATTGATTGGCTTTGATAAGAGTATTAAATATAATATTTTTGAAGCTTTTTTGCACCTTGGAAGATTTTCCAAAGCAGAAAAAAATGCAAAAAAAGCAGCTTATGAAATTTTAGAACAACTCAATATTGCTCATTTGGCTGATGAAAAAGCTACTAGTTTAAGCTATGGTCAGCAAAGAAAAGTTGAAATAGCAAGAGCTTTAGCAACAAATCCTAAGCTTTTATTGCTAGATGAGCCTGCAGCAGGTATGAATTCTACAGAAAGTGATGATTTAGCTGAGTTAATTTTTAACATAAGAGATAACAAAAAAATTAGTGTTTTACTTATAGAGCATGATATGAAATTTGTAAATAAGCTTTGTGATAGGGTTATGGTACTTGATTATGGTAAGACTATTTTTGAGGGAAAACCAAACGATGCGGTACAAAACCCTGAAGTAATTAGTGCGTATTTGGGAGATTTTAATGCTAGTAGTTAA
- a CDS encoding branched-chain amino acid ABC transporter permease has product MVARKITHLSFFIIALAFLFISPYFFNDYKIGILSNIAIFVILAVSYNLINGVTGQFSLEPNGFVAIGAYVAALVLLTSESKIDQFSLEDPSSFILMIHSPSFIVALLAAGLCAMLLSLVLAFAVFRVRGDYLAIVTLGFGIIIKLMAINFASVTNGSLGLNDIPKHTTLYWSGGIAIFSVVIILNIVSSKFGRAMKAVRDDEDAALAMGINTFNIKTLAFSTSAFLEGVGGGLLACALASVSPEQFDFLFTFQLLIIIVLGGLGSTTGAIIGAILVIGGSEYLRFLDESMNIFGYETPAMPGLRMVVFSVILILVMLFARRGIMGDKELTDILFKFSKRKKK; this is encoded by the coding sequence ATGGTTGCAAGAAAAATTACACATTTAAGTTTTTTTATCATAGCGCTTGCTTTTCTTTTTATATCTCCTTATTTTTTCAATGATTATAAAATAGGAATTTTAAGCAATATTGCTATTTTTGTTATCTTAGCAGTAAGCTATAATCTTATCAACGGGGTTACAGGACAATTTTCACTAGAACCAAATGGCTTTGTAGCTATAGGAGCTTATGTTGCAGCTTTAGTATTACTTACAAGTGAAAGCAAAATCGATCAGTTTTCTTTAGAAGATCCAAGTAGTTTTATTTTGATGATTCATTCACCAAGTTTTATTGTGGCTTTACTTGCTGCTGGACTTTGCGCTATGCTTTTATCTTTAGTTTTGGCTTTTGCAGTATTTAGAGTTAGAGGGGATTACTTAGCTATTGTAACACTAGGTTTTGGTATCATTATTAAACTTATGGCGATTAACTTTGCTTCTGTTACAAATGGCTCTTTAGGCTTAAACGACATTCCTAAACACACTACTTTATACTGGAGTGGTGGGATTGCTATATTTTCAGTTGTTATCATCTTAAACATTGTTAGTTCAAAATTTGGTAGAGCTATGAAAGCTGTAAGAGATGATGAAGATGCAGCGCTAGCAATGGGTATAAACACCTTTAATATTAAAACCTTAGCCTTTAGCACTTCAGCGTTTTTAGAAGGTGTCGGTGGAGGCTTGCTTGCTTGTGCGCTAGCTTCAGTTTCGCCTGAGCAATTTGACTTTTTATTTACCTTCCAACTTTTAATCATCATTGTTTTAGGTGGTTTAGGGTCAACTACCGGTGCTATCATTGGAGCTATTTTGGTAATAGGTGGAAGTGAGTATTTAAGATTTTTAGATGAAAGTATGAATATTTTTGGCTATGAAACTCCTGCTATGCCTGGTCTTAGAATGGTTGTATTTTCTGTTATATTGATTTTAGTAATGCTTTTTGCAAGAAGAGGAATAATGGGCGATAAAGAACTAACGGATATTTTATTTAAGTTTTCTAAAAGGAAGAAAAAATGA
- a CDS encoding branched-chain amino acid ABC transporter permease, with protein MDSSLILQQIINGFSLGSMYALIAIGYTMVYGVLRLINFAHGDIMMVGAYSALFCVTSMNVPFLGALSLAMLFAAALGIAIDRVAYKPLRKAPRISLLITAIGISFLIQNVFNVLFGSTPKYFPVPNYLETVINFNNISISINSILVPILTFFILLVVLFILYKSKYGIAIRALAFDIHTVNLMGIDANRIIAIVFALGSALAAIGGIFWAVSYPSVEPSMGTLIGLKAFGAAVLGGIGSVAGAVLGGLIIGFTEVVVVAIFPDLSGFKDAFAFIFLVLILLFKPTGILGINFEKSRF; from the coding sequence ATGGATAGTTCTTTAATTTTACAGCAAATTATAAATGGTTTTAGCTTAGGTAGCATGTATGCACTTATTGCTATAGGCTATACAATGGTCTATGGTGTTTTAAGATTGATTAATTTTGCACATGGCGATATCATGATGGTAGGTGCATACTCAGCTTTATTTTGTGTCACAAGTATGAATGTGCCTTTTTTAGGAGCTCTTTCTTTGGCTATGTTATTTGCAGCAGCTTTAGGTATAGCTATTGATAGAGTAGCTTATAAGCCTTTAAGAAAAGCACCTAGAATTTCTTTACTTATTACAGCCATAGGTATAAGCTTTTTAATACAAAATGTATTTAATGTCTTATTTGGCTCAACACCAAAATATTTTCCTGTGCCAAATTATCTTGAAACAGTGATTAATTTTAATAATATCAGCATTAGCATCAATAGTATTTTAGTGCCTATTTTGACATTTTTTATACTATTAGTGGTTTTATTCATACTTTATAAAAGCAAATATGGCATTGCTATTAGAGCTTTAGCTTTTGATATTCATACTGTAAATTTAATGGGAATTGATGCAAATCGTATTATCGCTATTGTATTTGCACTAGGCTCAGCTTTAGCCGCTATTGGTGGTATTTTTTGGGCTGTTAGTTATCCTTCTGTTGAACCTAGCATGGGAACTCTTATAGGGCTCAAGGCATTTGGCGCTGCTGTTTTAGGTGGTATTGGTTCGGTTGCTGGAGCGGTATTAGGTGGTTTGATTATAGGATTTACAGAAGTTGTTGTAGTTGCTATTTTCCCCGATCTTTCTGGTTTTAAAGATGCTTTTGCGTTTATCTTTTTAGTATTGATTTTGCTTTTTAAACCAACCGGAATTTTGGGCATAAATTTTGAAAAAAGTAGGTTTTAA